A stretch of Tenrec ecaudatus isolate mTenEca1 chromosome 2, mTenEca1.hap1, whole genome shotgun sequence DNA encodes these proteins:
- the TRMT10C gene encoding tRNA methyltransferase 10 homolog C, giving the protein MPALLKMSVSLILVRRPFARFFMPFTLQRKRRDLYSILLHRPMTSKIPAVSSPNKEKTSSPEELELDAWKTTMKSSVQGVAAVSSSTDAKDPVAATKELIEVWRLLGKEVPEHISEEDLKILIENTSKTSKKKYLKYLYIKEKLKKARQVKKEMKAAAREEAKQEKLLETPEEDKQRGFLFLRLWDRSINNAMGWKGAQAMQFGQPLVFDMAYDNYMKPKELQNAVSQLLESEGCNRRDVDPFHLYFCNLKTDSNYQRELVKRYKEKWDKLLLTTTDKSYVDLFPKGNIIYLTADSPNVMTTFKHDKIYIIGSFVDKNVQPGTSLANAKRLKLATECLPLDKYLQWETGTKNLTLDQMMRILLCLKNMGSWEEALKFVPRRKHTGYVDISQHSEEFSNQLKNSKTNHLFSKALNVRTRRR; this is encoded by the coding sequence ATGCCTGCCCTTCTCAAAATGAGTGTTAGTCTCATCTTGGTAAGAAGACCTTTTGCTAGGTTTTTCATGCCATTTACTCTTCAAAGGAAAAGAAGAGACTTATATTCAATACTTCTACACAGACCCATGACTTCCAAAATACCAGCTGTGTCCTCTCCTAATAAGGAGAAAACGTCATCTCCGGAAGAGCTAGAATTGGATGCGTGGAAAACGACAATGAAATCTAGTGTGCAAGGTGTTGCAGCAGTTTCAAGTAGCACAGATGCAAAAGACCCTGTAGCTGCCACAAAAGAATTAATTGAGGTGTGGAGATTACTTGGCAAAGAAGTACCAGAACACATCAGTGAAGAAGACCTCAAAATCCTTATAGAAAATACTTCTAAGACATccaaaaagaaatatttaaaatatttgtatattaaggaaaaatTGAAAAAAGCTAGGCAagtaaaaaaggaaatgaaagctGCAGCAAGGGAAGAAGCGAAACAAGAGAAGCTGCTAGAGACCCCTGAGGAAGACAAACAGCGAGGCTTTCTCTTTCTCCGGCTTTGGGACAGGAGCATAAACAATGCAATGGGCTGGAAGGGTGCACAGGCCATGCAGTTTGGACAGCCTTTGGTTTTTGACATGGCTTACGATAATTACATGAAACCGAAAGAGCTGCAGAATGCCGTCTCCCAGCTTTTGGAAAGTGAAGGTTGTAACAGAAGAGATGTTGATCCTTTCCACCTGTACTTCTGCAATCTTAAAACAGACAGTAATTATCAGAGGGAGTTGGTTAAACGTTACAAAGAGAAATGGGACAAACTGCTTTTAACAACAACAGATAAGTCTTATGTAGATTTGTTTCCAAAAGGCAATATTATCTACTTAACTGCGGATTCTCCCAATGTTATGACTACTTTTAAGCATGACAAAATTTATATAATTGGCTCTTTTGTTGATAAAAATGTGCAGCCTGGTACATCACTTGCCAATGCAAAACGGCTAAAGCTGGCAACAGAATGCCTTCCATTAGATAAGTATTTACAGTGGGAAACTGGTACCAAAAATTTAACGTTAGACCAAATGATGCGTATTTTGTTATGTCTGAAAAATATGGGTAGTTGGGAAGAGGCTTTGAAGTTTGTTCCCAGGAGAAAACATACTGGTTATGTGGATATTTCTCAACATTCTGAAGAGTTTTCCAACCAGTTGAAGAACTCCAAGACTAATCATCTGTTTTCAAAGGCTCTAAATGTGCGCACAAGGAGAAGATAG